ACCCCACGAGTTTCAAGCACACCGGGCTTTTCCCCGAACAGGCGGTGAACTGGGACTGGTTTTCCAAACGCATCCGCGACGCCCGAGCCGCGGGCCGCGAGGTGAGCGTGCTCAACCTCTTCGGCTACACCGGCGCGGCTTCCGTCGCCGCCGCCCACGCCGGCGCCAGCGTCTGCCACGTGGACGCCGCCGAGGGCATGGTGAAGTGGTGCCGCGAAAACGCCGCGCTCTCTGGCCTGGCCGAGGCGCCCATCCGCTACATCACCGACGACTGCCTCAAGTTCGTGCGCCGCGAGATCAAGCGCGGGCGCAAATACGACGCCATCATCATGGACCCGCCGACCTACGGTCGCGGCAGCACCGGCGAGATGTGGAAACTGGAGGACCACCTCTGGGACCTCCTCAACGAATGCAAACAGGTGCTGAGCGACCGCCCGGTGTTTTTCCTGATCAACGCCTACACCGCGCGTCTCTCGCCGTCCGTCGTCATCAACCTCCTCGACGGCCTGCTGCACGACGCCGGCGGCCGCATCCACGGCGGCGAAGTCGGCCTGCCTATCCAGAAAGACGGCCGCATCCTGCCCTGCGGCATCTACGGACGCTGGGAATCCGCCGGTTGAGACGTCACGATGACGCCGCTCACCGCGGCGCGAGATGCTTGGCGAGGAATCTTTCGATTTCTCCGTAAAGCCTGGTGCGGCTCTTCTCGTCCTTGAAACTGTGACCCTCGTTGGCGAGGAACAGCTCCTGCGGCGGGCGGCCGGC
The DNA window shown above is from Oleiharenicola lentus and carries:
- a CDS encoding class I SAM-dependent methyltransferase; this translates as MQIDRPGLIVADRWQDYRLLDCGDGMKQEQWGPYNLVRPDPQIIWPKNGGKAWSGWDGFYHRAETGGGKWEYRQKLPDQWTIRYGALTFRIHPTSFKHTGLFPEQAVNWDWFSKRIRDARAAGREVSVLNLFGYTGAASVAAAHAGASVCHVDAAEGMVKWCRENAALSGLAEAPIRYITDDCLKFVRREIKRGRKYDAIIMDPPTYGRGSTGEMWKLEDHLWDLLNECKQVLSDRPVFFLINAYTARLSPSVVINLLDGLLHDAGGRIHGGEVGLPIQKDGRILPCGIYGRWESAG